The following proteins are co-located in the uncultured Draconibacterium sp. genome:
- a CDS encoding peptidoglycan DD-metalloendopeptidase family protein produces the protein MKGRLKLLVGAGLVIGANLFFACTPKTAKKSEVIAQDTVVEVKVPVLKYGLPVDSFSIETGKVKNNQYLSQILNEKGVGMGTIDKIARKSRSVFDVRKIKSGENYAIFSSQDSTNQAKYFVYENSAVEYTVFELTDTLGIYKGEKEVQTRQRTAHGVVESSLWNAMVDNGQDPMLALELSDIFAWTIDFFAIQKGDRFRVIYDEQFVDSLSIGIGEIYAVQFDHYGEANYAFIFNQDDRLDYFDDQGKSLRKAFLKAPLKFSRISSRFSNGRMHPVLRIRRPHHGVDYAAPKGTPVMSIGDGTVIKKAYQKGGGGNYLKIKHNSVYTTTYMHLSGYAKGISSGSRVKQGQIIGYVGSTGIATGPHLDFRVAKNGSLVDPLKVKAPPVEPVKEENMPRFTVVKDSLMNELQKIHWEEEILADSE, from the coding sequence ATGAAGGGAAGATTAAAATTGTTGGTTGGAGCAGGACTTGTTATTGGTGCAAATCTGTTTTTTGCATGTACACCAAAAACGGCAAAAAAGAGTGAAGTTATTGCGCAGGACACGGTTGTGGAAGTAAAAGTGCCTGTTTTAAAATATGGATTACCAGTTGATTCGTTCAGTATTGAAACCGGAAAAGTTAAAAACAACCAGTACCTCAGCCAGATTCTGAATGAAAAAGGTGTAGGCATGGGAACAATCGATAAGATTGCCCGTAAATCGAGATCCGTTTTTGATGTTCGAAAAATTAAAAGCGGTGAAAATTACGCCATATTTTCAAGTCAGGATTCAACAAATCAGGCAAAATATTTTGTGTATGAAAATTCGGCAGTGGAATATACTGTTTTCGAATTAACAGATACATTAGGGATTTACAAAGGCGAAAAGGAAGTACAAACCCGGCAACGCACTGCTCATGGAGTAGTGGAAAGCTCGTTGTGGAATGCCATGGTGGATAACGGCCAGGATCCGATGCTGGCGTTGGAATTATCCGATATATTTGCCTGGACCATCGACTTTTTTGCCATTCAAAAAGGCGACCGTTTTCGGGTAATTTACGACGAACAGTTTGTTGATTCCTTATCCATTGGCATTGGCGAAATTTATGCCGTACAGTTTGATCATTACGGAGAAGCCAACTATGCTTTTATTTTTAATCAAGACGATAGATTGGATTATTTTGATGACCAAGGGAAAAGTTTACGTAAAGCTTTTTTAAAAGCACCCCTAAAATTTTCGCGCATTAGTTCGCGTTTTTCCAACGGAAGAATGCATCCTGTTTTGCGTATTCGCCGCCCGCATCATGGTGTTGATTATGCAGCGCCCAAAGGAACTCCGGTTATGAGTATCGGCGACGGAACTGTTATTAAAAAAGCCTATCAAAAAGGGGGTGGCGGAAATTATTTAAAAATAAAACACAACTCGGTTTATACGACCACCTATATGCACCTTTCGGGATATGCCAAAGGCATTTCAAGCGGATCGCGTGTAAAACAAGGCCAGATAATCGGTTATGTTGGGTCTACCGGAATTGCCACCGGTCCACATCTCGATTTCAGAGTGGCAAAAAACGGCAGTTTGGTCGATCCGCTTAAAGTAAAAGCACCACCTGTTGAGCCGGTGAAAGAAGAAAATATGCCCCGGTTTACCGTGGTGAAAGATTCCCTGATGAACGAACTTCAGAAAATACACTGGGAAGAAGAAATTCTGGCCGACTCGGAGTAA
- a CDS encoding TonB-dependent receptor, with the protein MKKLYLFLLFIFLISGLWGQTVVQVLDAKSGKPVEGVILIAETFSTQTDEFGKAKLDAFTKTERILFKHSSYLNLSTTREKIEKQGKVILLLSNPVKLQEVVISANRWKQDKTEIPYTIHSIQAEEVLHYNPQTTADLLGIKGGVFIQKSQMGGGSPMIRGFSANRVLIVVDGIRMNNAIYRGGNLHNIISIDAQSLDNTEVIFGPGAVIYGSDALGGVMSFNTLSPKLSTSDKFETFGKVYTRYSSANLEKTIHGTYNFGGKKWAAVVSSTFTDFDDLKMGSSGPDNYLRPEYVSNKKYTGEDEILVNSNNRIQKYTGYKQFNVLGKVRYRPNENLDMLLSAQHSQTGNIPRYDRLIQYSGDQLKYGSWYYGPQKWSLVSANVKYEKDYVIFDKVNLLAGWQKYTESRHDRKRNNDWLQNRTEDLDIFSLNLDFGKRFDKNSELFYGFEGYVNNVESSGNSQNLLNSETKPIASRYPDNSKYNSVAGYYSFNYNISEKIIFQTGSRFTYTHLEGVFDTEFYNFPFDGFNMNNSAFNGNLGFVYHPTKDWQINLHGSTGFRSPNIDDVAKVFDSEPGNVVVPNPDLKPEYARSFELSIIRSHHNKAKIEITAFYTWLKDAMVRRSYDGLGQDSILYDGEMSRVEALVNAESASIYGANLSLEILFTNQWRTRHDLTFTDGDDSEGLPLRHVPPTFGNSHLIFENQKWFVDLYVNYNGKLDFDQLAPDEQDKPHLYVPDENGNPYSPSWWTMNVKSNFKLNQKLTLSGGVENIFNKRYRPYSSGVVSPGINFVVSALLKI; encoded by the coding sequence GTGAAAAAACTTTACTTATTTCTACTTTTCATTTTTCTGATTTCGGGACTTTGGGGGCAAACTGTTGTGCAGGTTTTAGACGCAAAAAGCGGAAAACCGGTAGAAGGGGTAATTTTAATTGCCGAAACATTTTCTACTCAAACCGACGAATTCGGCAAAGCCAAACTCGACGCTTTCACCAAAACGGAAAGAATCCTGTTTAAACATTCGTCGTATCTAAATCTATCAACAACACGCGAGAAAATTGAGAAACAAGGAAAAGTAATTTTACTACTATCAAATCCGGTTAAATTGCAGGAAGTTGTGATCTCAGCCAACCGCTGGAAACAGGACAAAACAGAAATTCCGTACACCATACATAGTATTCAGGCAGAAGAAGTTTTACATTACAATCCACAAACCACAGCCGATTTGCTGGGCATAAAAGGAGGAGTATTTATTCAGAAAAGCCAAATGGGTGGCGGCAGCCCTATGATTCGAGGCTTTTCCGCCAACAGGGTATTAATTGTTGTTGACGGAATACGAATGAATAATGCCATTTATCGCGGTGGTAATCTTCACAATATTATATCGATTGACGCGCAGAGCCTCGACAATACCGAGGTTATTTTTGGCCCCGGTGCGGTAATTTACGGAAGCGATGCATTGGGTGGCGTGATGAGTTTTAACACATTAAGTCCTAAACTTTCCACTTCGGATAAATTCGAAACATTTGGCAAAGTTTACACACGATACTCCAGTGCCAATCTTGAAAAAACAATTCATGGCACTTATAATTTTGGAGGCAAAAAGTGGGCTGCAGTTGTCAGTTCTACTTTTACCGATTTTGATGACCTGAAAATGGGAAGTTCAGGCCCCGATAATTACCTGCGCCCGGAATATGTTTCGAATAAAAAATACACCGGCGAAGATGAAATTCTTGTCAATTCGAACAACAGAATTCAAAAATATACCGGTTACAAACAGTTTAATGTTTTAGGAAAAGTTAGGTACCGCCCCAACGAAAATTTGGATATGTTGTTAAGTGCCCAACATTCGCAAACGGGCAATATTCCGCGTTACGACCGCCTGATTCAATATAGTGGCGACCAGCTTAAATACGGAAGTTGGTATTACGGGCCACAAAAATGGAGTTTGGTTTCGGCAAATGTAAAATACGAAAAAGACTATGTGATTTTCGACAAAGTAAACCTGCTGGCTGGCTGGCAAAAATATACCGAAAGCCGTCACGACCGGAAACGCAACAACGACTGGCTGCAAAACCGCACGGAAGATTTGGATATATTTTCGCTTAACCTCGATTTTGGCAAAAGATTCGATAAAAACAGCGAACTGTTTTATGGTTTCGAAGGCTACGTAAATAATGTAGAGTCATCCGGAAATTCGCAAAACCTGTTAAACTCCGAAACAAAACCAATTGCTTCGCGTTATCCCGACAATTCGAAATACAACAGTGTAGCCGGATATTATTCTTTCAATTACAACATTAGCGAGAAAATAATTTTTCAAACGGGATCGCGCTTCACTTATACACACCTGGAAGGAGTTTTTGATACGGAGTTCTACAATTTCCCGTTTGACGGGTTTAACATGAACAATTCGGCTTTTAACGGTAATCTGGGTTTTGTGTATCACCCCACAAAAGACTGGCAAATAAACCTTCACGGATCAACCGGTTTTCGTTCGCCCAACATCGACGATGTGGCTAAAGTTTTTGATTCGGAACCCGGAAATGTTGTAGTTCCCAACCCGGATTTAAAACCTGAATATGCCCGAAGTTTCGAGCTGAGTATTATTCGCAGTCACCACAATAAGGCAAAAATTGAGATTACCGCCTTTTACACCTGGTTAAAAGATGCCATGGTACGCCGCTCATACGATGGATTGGGGCAGGATTCGATTTTATACGATGGTGAAATGAGCAGAGTAGAAGCCCTGGTAAATGCCGAGTCGGCAAGTATTTATGGCGCCAATCTTAGCCTCGAAATTCTGTTTACCAACCAGTGGAGAACCCGCCACGATCTTACTTTTACCGATGGAGACGATTCTGAAGGTTTGCCTCTTCGTCATGTGCCGCCAACATTTGGAAACTCACACCTCATTTTCGAAAATCAAAAATGGTTTGTCGATCTGTATGTAAATTACAACGGAAAACTAGATTTTGACCAACTGGCTCCCGACGAACAAGACAAACCACACCTGTATGTTCCCGACGAAAACGGCAATCCGTATTCGCCTTCGTGGTGGACCATGAATGTAAAATCGAACTTCAAATTAAATCAGAAACTAACACTTAGCGGAGGCGTTGAAAATATTTTTAATAAAAGGTATCGCCCCTACTCTTCCGGAGTGGTTTCGCCCGGGATTAACTTTGTGGTTTCGGCTTTGCTAAAAATCTGA
- a CDS encoding PQQ-binding-like beta-propeller repeat protein, with the protein MTKLKTLKAALIFFIFLLSFYSQAQNWPIWRGPNGDGTSIEINLPTRWDSVTNVVWKSPVPGTGHSSPIIWEDRLFTLTALPDTQERALLCYDSSNGKLLWQKTILTAELEKIHPDNSYASGTPATDGELVYVSVLDGDEVVVAAYNFSGEQVWQQRPGKYSSPHGFSCSPALYEDKVIINGTSKGDSFLAALDKNTGKIVWTVSLDKPAHSFSTPIFRELAGKMQMIVGGNKEITSYNPSTGEKYWFVDGPSEDFCSSPVYNQKNDLVIMSSAWPQRVIMAIKPNGSGNVTESHAVWQTKEGAFYVPSPVATDDYLFSTMTNGRVYCIDLSTGNTLWIEDLGKQYSSPVIVGGLVYMPNDEGMITVFRPGATFDLVAKNSIGEKMNASPAISNGKLYLRGDKNLFCIGEMSSSMQNKAVDVSYSELQFANVGAATKEGKVSSTSNGIEMIAGGADIWGTNDEFGFKYKELTGDFDICVQICGLSKANQYTKAGIMAREDLSDNCKHVYFQVFPDNTPRNKNNGGCEFQYRAEKGGEMKAIYPDMETAGNTFDVDFPNTWIRLKRVGTRFESYMSSDNKTWNLYSTYQQELPAKLLVGLAVTSHNSNEFTKAAFGTLQMME; encoded by the coding sequence ATGACTAAGCTAAAAACCTTAAAAGCAGCTCTTATATTTTTTATTTTCCTTTTATCATTTTATAGCCAGGCACAAAACTGGCCGATATGGCGCGGCCCGAATGGCGATGGAACAAGTATTGAAATAAACCTACCCACCCGTTGGGATTCAGTTACAAATGTGGTTTGGAAAAGTCCGGTTCCCGGCACCGGCCATTCGTCGCCAATTATTTGGGAAGACCGGCTTTTTACACTCACTGCTTTGCCCGATACACAGGAAAGAGCCTTGCTTTGTTACGATAGCAGTAACGGCAAACTACTTTGGCAAAAAACAATATTAACTGCTGAACTCGAAAAAATACATCCCGATAACAGTTATGCTTCGGGCACTCCGGCCACAGATGGTGAATTGGTTTATGTTTCTGTTTTAGATGGAGACGAGGTGGTTGTGGCAGCCTATAATTTTTCGGGTGAACAGGTTTGGCAACAACGCCCGGGAAAGTATTCGAGCCCGCATGGTTTTAGTTGCTCGCCCGCTCTTTATGAAGACAAAGTAATTATAAATGGCACGAGTAAGGGCGATTCTTTTCTGGCCGCACTGGATAAAAACACCGGAAAAATAGTATGGACTGTTTCCCTCGACAAACCGGCGCACAGTTTTAGCACGCCAATTTTTAGAGAACTGGCTGGTAAAATGCAAATGATTGTGGGTGGAAACAAAGAAATTACTTCTTACAACCCAAGTACGGGTGAGAAATATTGGTTTGTTGATGGGCCTTCAGAAGATTTTTGCTCCAGCCCGGTTTACAATCAAAAAAATGATTTGGTAATTATGAGCAGTGCCTGGCCGCAGCGTGTGATTATGGCAATAAAACCAAACGGTTCGGGAAATGTTACCGAAAGCCATGCGGTGTGGCAAACAAAAGAAGGCGCTTTTTATGTTCCTTCGCCTGTTGCCACCGACGATTACCTTTTTTCAACCATGACAAACGGGAGGGTGTATTGTATCGATCTCTCCACCGGAAATACCCTGTGGATCGAAGATTTGGGAAAACAGTATTCATCGCCGGTGATCGTAGGAGGATTGGTGTATATGCCCAACGACGAGGGGATGATCACTGTATTCCGACCTGGAGCAACGTTCGATCTTGTTGCAAAAAATTCGATTGGGGAAAAGATGAATGCTTCTCCGGCGATCAGCAACGGAAAACTGTATTTGCGCGGTGATAAAAACCTTTTCTGTATTGGCGAAATGAGTTCATCTATGCAAAATAAAGCCGTGGACGTTTCTTATTCAGAATTGCAATTTGCAAATGTGGGAGCTGCAACCAAAGAAGGAAAAGTAAGCAGCACGAGCAATGGGATAGAAATGATTGCAGGCGGTGCTGATATTTGGGGCACTAACGACGAATTTGGCTTTAAGTACAAAGAGCTGACCGGTGATTTTGATATTTGCGTTCAAATTTGCGGATTAAGTAAAGCCAATCAATATACAAAAGCCGGAATAATGGCTCGCGAAGATTTAAGCGACAACTGCAAGCATGTTTATTTCCAGGTTTTTCCGGACAATACGCCACGAAACAAAAACAACGGTGGCTGCGAATTTCAATACCGTGCGGAAAAAGGCGGAGAAATGAAAGCCATTTATCCGGATATGGAAACTGCCGGCAATACCTTTGATGTGGATTTTCCGAATACATGGATTCGTCTGAAGAGAGTGGGAACAAGGTTTGAATCGTACATGAGTTCCGACAATAAAACCTGGAATTTATATTCAACATACCAGCAAGAACTTCCTGCGAAGCTTCTGGTTGGTTTGGCTGTTACATCGCATAATTCAAATGAATTTACAAAAGCCGCATTCGGAACTTTACAAATGATGGAATAA
- the leuS gene encoding leucine--tRNA ligase has protein sequence MEYKFAEIEPKWQQYWEENKTFKTEDDYSKPKYYILDMFPYPSGAGLHVGHPEGYTATDILSRYKRMKGFNVLHPMGYDAFGLPAEQYAMQTGTHPAITTQKNCDNFRRQIKAIGLSYDWDREINTTDPKYFKWTQWIFKKLYDTYFDEEQQKGRPISELVIPEEIKAEGDEAVKKYIGEKRLAYYDNAQVWWCDSCKTVCANEEVLTDGAHEKCGHQVIRKNLKQWLLRIPHYGERLLSGLDSLDWPAGVKDMQRNWIGKSTGAEVDFEIDGLGKKLRVYTTRPDTLFGATYMVIAPEHELVDEIVTADKKESVDNYIKAAALKSDLDRTDLAKEKTGVFTGRYAVNPVNKQLIPIWVADYVLMGYGTGAIMAVPAHDTRDFEFAKEFDIPVKCILDPKDAENREAILAGDACWTEDGEYINSASTETNLDINGLNKAAGIQKTVEWLGERGLGKATDNFKLRDWLFSRQRYWGEPFPVIHWEDGEVTLVDDENLPLELPQLEEYTPSASGESPLANAEDWLTVVDKNGRKGRRETNTMPQWAGSCWYYLRYIDPNNEDSIFDVKKENYWMPVDLYVGGAEHAVLHLLYSRFWHKVLFDLGVVSTDEPFQKLFNQGMILAFAYETATGAKVASDLVEEKDGKYFHTETGEELRQIVAKMSKSLKNVVNPDDVIEGYGADSLRLYEMFMGPLDERKPWAENGVKGVFNFLARVYRFFADPEKIVDGTEDNEVEKLLHQTIQKVEHDIENMKFNTGISALMVFNNMAIKKGKVTKATAEIFTRVLAPYAPHMAEELWSLYGHTKTLAYEPWPEVDESLLKEDSFEYPVSFNGKMRFKVKLPLDVPKDEVEKTILADERSAKWIGDKSVRKFIFVPKKIINIAIG, from the coding sequence ATGGAATACAAATTCGCAGAAATAGAGCCGAAATGGCAACAGTACTGGGAGGAAAATAAAACCTTTAAAACGGAGGACGATTATTCAAAACCTAAATATTACATACTCGATATGTTTCCGTATCCTTCGGGAGCGGGATTGCATGTTGGGCATCCTGAGGGGTATACCGCTACCGATATTTTGAGCAGGTATAAACGTATGAAAGGTTTTAATGTGTTACACCCGATGGGCTACGATGCATTTGGTCTTCCGGCAGAACAGTATGCGATGCAAACCGGAACACATCCGGCCATTACAACGCAAAAAAACTGCGATAATTTCCGCCGTCAGATCAAAGCCATTGGTTTAAGCTACGACTGGGATCGTGAAATTAATACCACCGATCCGAAGTATTTTAAATGGACGCAGTGGATCTTTAAAAAATTATACGACACTTATTTTGACGAAGAACAGCAAAAAGGGCGACCAATTTCTGAACTGGTAATACCCGAAGAAATAAAAGCGGAAGGCGACGAAGCTGTAAAAAAATACATTGGCGAAAAACGACTGGCTTACTACGATAATGCACAGGTTTGGTGGTGCGATTCGTGTAAAACGGTTTGTGCCAACGAAGAAGTGCTGACTGACGGTGCACACGAAAAATGCGGACATCAGGTAATTCGTAAAAATTTAAAACAGTGGTTGCTTCGTATTCCTCATTACGGCGAGCGTTTGCTCAGTGGTTTGGACAGTCTGGACTGGCCTGCAGGAGTAAAAGACATGCAGCGCAACTGGATTGGTAAATCAACCGGTGCCGAAGTTGACTTTGAAATTGACGGCTTAGGCAAAAAACTACGGGTTTATACCACCCGTCCCGATACTTTATTTGGTGCTACTTACATGGTTATTGCACCGGAACACGAATTGGTAGATGAAATTGTAACTGCTGATAAAAAGGAATCGGTTGATAATTATATAAAAGCAGCTGCATTAAAATCGGATTTAGACAGAACTGATTTGGCCAAAGAAAAAACCGGAGTTTTTACAGGTCGTTATGCTGTTAATCCTGTAAACAAACAATTGATTCCGATTTGGGTTGCCGATTATGTATTGATGGGGTACGGAACCGGTGCAATTATGGCTGTTCCGGCTCACGATACACGCGATTTTGAATTTGCCAAAGAATTCGATATTCCGGTGAAATGTATCCTCGATCCAAAAGATGCTGAAAACCGTGAGGCTATTTTGGCGGGCGATGCTTGCTGGACTGAAGATGGTGAATACATAAACTCGGCAAGTACCGAAACCAATTTGGACATTAACGGATTAAACAAAGCTGCCGGTATTCAAAAAACAGTTGAGTGGCTGGGCGAAAGAGGACTGGGAAAAGCAACCGATAACTTCAAGTTGCGCGACTGGTTGTTTAGCCGTCAAAGATACTGGGGCGAACCATTTCCGGTTATTCACTGGGAAGATGGTGAAGTTACGCTGGTAGACGATGAAAACCTGCCGCTGGAATTGCCTCAGCTGGAAGAATATACACCAAGTGCGAGTGGTGAATCGCCATTGGCAAATGCAGAAGACTGGTTAACTGTGGTGGATAAAAATGGCCGTAAAGGTCGTCGCGAAACGAATACAATGCCGCAATGGGCCGGTTCGTGCTGGTACTATTTGCGTTACATCGATCCGAATAATGAAGACAGTATTTTTGATGTAAAAAAGGAAAACTACTGGATGCCGGTTGATTTGTATGTTGGTGGTGCGGAACATGCTGTACTTCACCTTTTATACTCTCGTTTCTGGCACAAAGTGTTGTTCGATTTGGGCGTAGTATCTACCGATGAACCTTTCCAGAAATTATTTAATCAGGGAATGATTCTGGCTTTTGCCTACGAAACCGCAACCGGAGCAAAAGTAGCTTCCGATTTGGTGGAAGAAAAAGACGGAAAGTATTTCCACACCGAAACCGGTGAAGAGTTAAGACAGATTGTTGCAAAAATGTCGAAATCGCTAAAAAATGTGGTGAATCCGGATGATGTAATCGAAGGTTACGGAGCCGATTCGTTACGATTGTACGAAATGTTTATGGGGCCGCTTGATGAGCGCAAACCCTGGGCTGAAAATGGCGTGAAAGGTGTATTTAACTTTTTGGCACGCGTGTATCGTTTCTTTGCCGATCCTGAAAAGATTGTGGATGGAACCGAGGACAACGAAGTAGAAAAGCTGTTGCACCAAACCATTCAAAAAGTGGAGCACGACATTGAAAACATGAAATTTAATACGGGTATTTCGGCTTTGATGGTGTTTAACAATATGGCCATTAAAAAAGGCAAGGTAACAAAGGCAACTGCCGAAATTTTTACCAGAGTTTTGGCTCCTTATGCTCCTCACATGGCTGAAGAACTTTGGTCGCTGTACGGACATACAAAAACTTTGGCCTACGAACCCTGGCCTGAAGTTGACGAGAGTTTGTTAAAAGAAGATTCGTTTGAATATCCGGTTTCGTTTAACGGTAAAATGCGTTTTAAAGTTAAACTTCCTTTAGATGTGCCGAAAGATGAGGTTGAAAAAACAATTTTGGCGGATGAACGTTCGGCGAAATGGATCGGAGATAAGTCGGTTCGCAAATTTATTTTTGTTCCGAAAAAGATCATCAACATTGCTATTGGATAA
- the gdhA gene encoding NADP-specific glutamate dehydrogenase — MNTKNSQSFTEDFMNYVRMKDPLQPEFHQAVHEVVESLADFLLDNPRYLHAKILERMVEPERIIQFRVPWTDDKGKIHINRGYRVEMNSAIGPYKGGLRFHPTVNQGILKFLAFEQVLKNSLTSLPMGGGKGGSDFDPKNKSDNEVMRFCQSFMTELSRHIGQYTDVPAGDIGVGGREIGFLFGQYKRIRNEFVGVLTGKGVEWGGSLIRPEATGYGTVYFAKEMMQTRGEDFKGKTVAISGSGNVAQFAAEKVIELGGKVVTLSDSSGSIYDPDGIDSEKLAFVMELKNIHRGRIREYADKYGVQYMDKQRPWSVKCDVALPCATENEINLEEAKMLTGNGCFVVAEGANMPSTEDAVHHFLATKILYGPGKAANAGGVAVSGLEMTQNSMRLAWSREEVDTKLHSIMCNIHEMCIKYGSENGFTNYVKGANIAGFVKVANSMLAQGLV; from the coding sequence ATGAATACGAAAAATAGTCAATCGTTTACCGAAGACTTTATGAATTACGTAAGAATGAAGGATCCACTTCAACCTGAATTCCATCAGGCTGTGCATGAAGTTGTTGAATCGCTGGCAGATTTTCTGTTGGATAATCCGCGTTATTTGCATGCTAAAATTTTAGAGCGAATGGTTGAACCCGAACGAATCATTCAATTTCGGGTACCGTGGACCGATGATAAAGGTAAAATCCATATTAACCGTGGTTACCGGGTAGAAATGAACAGTGCCATAGGGCCTTACAAAGGTGGTTTGCGTTTTCACCCAACTGTTAACCAGGGCATCCTCAAGTTTTTAGCTTTCGAGCAAGTTTTAAAAAACAGCCTCACTTCGTTGCCAATGGGTGGCGGGAAAGGTGGTTCCGATTTTGATCCTAAAAACAAATCGGACAATGAAGTAATGCGTTTCTGCCAGAGTTTTATGACAGAACTTTCGCGCCACATCGGACAATACACCGATGTTCCGGCAGGCGATATTGGTGTTGGCGGTAGAGAAATTGGCTTTCTCTTTGGCCAGTACAAACGAATCAGGAATGAGTTTGTTGGAGTGCTAACCGGAAAAGGAGTTGAATGGGGAGGCTCACTTATTCGTCCGGAAGCAACCGGTTACGGAACAGTATATTTCGCAAAGGAAATGATGCAAACCCGTGGCGAAGATTTTAAGGGAAAAACAGTTGCCATTTCAGGCTCGGGAAATGTGGCCCAGTTTGCTGCTGAAAAAGTGATTGAACTTGGTGGTAAAGTGGTAACTCTTTCCGATTCGAGTGGCTCCATTTACGATCCGGATGGAATTGACAGTGAAAAACTGGCTTTTGTAATGGAATTAAAAAATATTCACCGTGGCCGGATTCGTGAATACGCAGATAAATACGGTGTACAATACATGGATAAGCAACGCCCCTGGAGTGTAAAATGCGATGTTGCCCTACCTTGTGCTACTGAAAATGAAATTAATCTGGAAGAAGCAAAAATGCTAACCGGCAATGGATGTTTTGTTGTAGCCGAGGGTGCCAACATGCCGAGTACCGAAGACGCCGTACACCATTTTTTAGCCACTAAAATATTATACGGTCCGGGTAAGGCTGCCAACGCTGGCGGTGTTGCTGTTTCCGGTCTGGAAATGACACAAAACAGTATGCGCCTGGCCTGGAGCCGAGAAGAAGTGGATACAAAACTACATTCTATTATGTGTAATATCCACGAAATGTGTATTAAATACGGAAGCGAAAACGGATTTACAAATTATGTAAAAGGGGCAAACATTGCCGGTTTTGTTAAAGTTGCCAATTCAATGCTCGCTCAAGGTTTGGTTTAA
- a CDS encoding YitT family protein, whose translation MVKEMLSKNTRLARTLKEYFIITFGLLMFTAGWVLFLIPAEITGGGISGVAAVVYFATKIPVSLTFLAINAVLVLVAIKILGANFGVKTIYSIAVLTGFFALFQNVLNEPLVNDTFLSAILGGMSCGVGLGIVFSRGGSTGGTDIFAMIVNKYRNISPGRIILLCDVVIIASSYIVFQSPEKLVYGYVSMWVVSYSLDSFLSGANRSAQMFIVSKNYEEIADYINNQAIRGVTLLEGSGWYTKEQTKIIMSVVRKKETSAIFREIKRIDPNAFISMGSVMGVYGQGFEKLKL comes from the coding sequence ATGGTTAAGGAAATGTTGTCGAAAAATACTCGCCTGGCACGCACGCTAAAAGAATATTTTATAATCACATTTGGTTTGCTCATGTTCACCGCCGGATGGGTACTTTTTTTAATCCCTGCCGAAATTACCGGTGGTGGTATCAGTGGTGTGGCTGCCGTGGTTTATTTTGCAACAAAAATTCCGGTAAGTTTAACTTTCCTGGCAATTAATGCGGTTTTGGTATTGGTGGCCATTAAAATACTTGGTGCTAATTTTGGTGTAAAAACCATATACAGTATCGCTGTTTTAACCGGTTTCTTTGCCTTGTTTCAGAATGTTTTAAACGAGCCTTTGGTAAACGATACCTTTCTTTCCGCAATTCTTGGTGGTATGTCGTGTGGAGTAGGGCTGGGCATTGTTTTTTCGAGAGGAGGAAGTACAGGTGGTACTGATATTTTTGCAATGATTGTAAACAAGTACCGCAATATTAGCCCCGGCCGTATTATTTTACTGTGCGATGTAGTCATTATCGCTTCCTCTTACATTGTGTTTCAATCGCCCGAAAAGCTGGTGTACGGTTATGTTTCCATGTGGGTGGTTTCCTATTCGCTCGATTCGTTTTTAAGTGGTGCAAATCGTTCGGCACAAATGTTTATCGTATCGAAAAACTACGAAGAAATTGCCGACTACATTAACAACCAGGCCATTCGTGGTGTCACTTTGCTCGAAGGGTCGGGATGGTACACAAAAGAACAGACTAAAATTATTATGTCGGTGGTTCGCAAAAAAGAAACGAGTGCCATTTTCAGAGAAATTAAAAGAATTGATCCAAACGCATTTATTTCGATGGGAAGTGTAATGGGCGTATACGGTCAGGGTTTTGAGAAATTAAAGCTGTAA